From Gossypium raimondii isolate GPD5lz chromosome 11, ASM2569854v1, whole genome shotgun sequence:
CTTGTTGTCAAAGGATTTAGCCAAAGGTATGGTCTGGACTACCTGGAAACATTTGCACCAAGAGCGTGCTTGACACGATTAGAATGATAGTTGCCTTGGTCGCTCAACATCGATGGACCATTCATCGACTTGATGTTAAGTCGCATTTCTCAATGGTTTCTGGAAGAAGAGATCTACATCGAAAACCTCAAGGATTTGTGATCACGGCAAAGAACACATGGTGTATGACTAAAAAGGCTTTATATGGTGCAACAGCTCCTCGAGCCCGGTATGCTCGAATTGACTCTTACCTTTCGGTTTGGAATTTGAGAGAAGTCCCAGTGAACCAACACTGTATGTGAAGAAGAACCAAGCTGAAACTCAGCTTATCCTGTCactctatgttgatgatttattgGTAACTGGAGGAGATAGAAGAATGCTCGaagatttcaaaagaaaatgatggaaatgtttgaaatgtcgATTTAGGCGAGAATGAACTACTTCCTTGGAATGGAAGTGAAGCAAACAGAAAAGGGAATCTTTCTAAGTCAGAGTTCTTTTACTATGAAGATCCTGGATAAGTTCTCTATGAAGAACTGCAAGCCAACAAGCACACCAATGGCTGTTGGAGTGAAGCTTTCGAGGCAAGGGAGTGGTGAACCAATTTGCGAGACTATGTACAAGAGTCTCATTGGTAGTCTGTTGTATTTGACTGCAACAAGACCCGATATCATGTTTGTTGTTAGTGTGCTATCGAGATACATGAATTGCTGCAATGATCAGCACTTTCAAGCAGCTAAAAGAGTGCTAAGATACATCAAAGGCACCATTGATCATGGTGTATTGTTCAAAAGGGCTGAAAACATGAAGCTGATAGGCTATGTTGATAGTGACTGGGCTGGATCGAGTGATGACATGAGGAGCACATCCGGATATGCATTTAGTCTTGGCTCAGGCATGTTTTGCTGGAGTTCTAAGAAACAAAGTCAGGTGGCACAATCAACAAGCAGGTTGAATATGTTGTCTTTGTCATTGTGAATCAAGCCATATGGCTTAGAAAAATCTTGGTGATTTAAACCATAACCAAAAGAGGCAACAGAGATTTATTGTGACAACAAATCTGTTGTTGCAATTGCAAAAATCCCATTTTTCATGGTAGAACCAAGCACTTCAATATTAAGTTGCATGTTATAAGGAGATGGAACAAGCTCATGAAATCGGTGATTCATTGCGATTCGAAGTGCAAATTGTCGATATCTTCACAAAGGCACTCAATGtgtctaaatttgttaaattcaaaaggAATTAGGTGTTACTAGCATGGAAACTAAGGAGGAGTGTTAAGTTTAGTTCccatgcaaaggtggccatgcacGACATGCAAAGGTGGTCATGCTCGAAGAAATAGCGCAAGCAAGTGGTGCCATTGTGTGCAAAGAATCGAAGTTTGAAGTCGCCAATCCACTTGTCGTTTTGGTtccattttgattgttttgtaatctagttcatgttgaactaggtaggtaaatgttttgatattgatTGACTGAAAAGTCAGCAATGCAAGTTGTACAAGCTAATCTTGAAAGTTTCAATGCaaattagtggagttaggtagttgattaggtgattacttgtttgttttacttgttgacTGAAATATGTAATGGCTTAATGCCTTGTTGTGTGTTAATGAAAAACATCAGctcattttttcattcattcttcttctctcttttctgtTATTCGCTTGctaatttcattttctgtttttgCTTCTGAGTTTGTTTCTTCACCAAGGCTCGAGGCTTGCTATTCAAGCAAGATACAAAACAGCCTGTTATTGTCTCTTTGCTCCAACAAGTTTCAAAGATTGCAAATTTTGTAGTCTACAAATACTCTTTGGGagaatcttaaaattatttctagaaAGATCAAGGTATCTCAAATGTTTCAACTTGTAAATGGAGCGTGGAATCGTCTTAAGATTTAAATAATCTAATCCCAATACACGCAAGCATCTACAATTTGCAATTATCAGATCCCAAATTTCGTCGCTTAAATTTTGAGGTCCcatgtttgaaaaatataacaaaGTTCGCAACTTCTTTCCCTTAAACGAAGGTATTAATGAGGCTGTAATTGATATGTGGCGACATTTTTCACCATCCTCACTTGTACTTAAATTTGAATCTACAATACTACTCTCTGTTCCAGCTACTAATTTAGCTAGATCATGCATTGAATCATGCATTTTGCATGTAATTTCTTCCGTCAAGTCTCCTTTTACTTCCTGAAAGAAACATTTTTCAGCTAATTCTTTAAAATACTCAAACCCAATCTTTTCAAAAGATTGCTTTGAATCTGATTGCTTTACAAAACCTTGTGCAATCCAAAATTGAACAAGCTCTTGTACATCAATTTCATAATCTTTTGGATACAATCggcaaaaagaaaagcaatGCTTCAAATGGGACGGGAGATGATCATAACTCAATTTAAGTATAGGTAGAATTTTTCCttcagtttgtgatattttagcAAGTTCATTATCTTTGAAAGAAAGCCACTCATTTTCAGTTTCTTTAAAAGATAACGCACTAGCTATCACCCTTATGACTAAGGGAACCCCACCACAcctttttgaaatttgtttcCCAACTTCCACAAAGGCTGAATTTGTTGAGTCTGCATATCTTTGCTCAAATGCTATCTTTTTGAACAAAGACCAAGCATCATCATCAGACAAGCCTTTTAGTTTCATAACATGGGAGTCACATCTATTAGCAATCTTTGCTACCCTTAGAGATCGAGTAGTTACTATTATCCTACTCCCTTTAGCCCCACCCATTAATAACTTCTTTAAGCTTAACCATTGTTGCTCATCCTCATTCCAAATGTCATCCAaaacaagcaaatattttttcCCATCAATTTTATCTCGAAGTTGCTTTTGCAATTGATCCATTTCAAGATTTTGATCAGGATCAGTTGCTTTATTAGTTATAGATTTGATAATGTTTGCTACAATAACTTTCACATCAAAAACATCTGAAACACACGCAAACATCGTCAACTCAAAATGATTTTTGACCATTTCATCGTTATAGACAAGTTGGGCCAAAGCAGTCTTCCCTAACCCTCCTAACCCCATAATTGGAATGATGTAAACATTCTCTTCACTTTGAAACTCTAACACGAGTTTTAGAAGAGCTGCTTTATCATCATCCCTCCCTATTATTTCATCTTCACGCTCAAAAGAGTGTGTTTGCTGCCTCCTTTTAGTCATGAAAGAGGTTTCCGCGGGGCGGTCACGCACCATGAAGCGAAAAGTGTTAGCCTCACTTTGAATTGAAGCTAATCTCGCCTTAATGGCCTTAATTTTCCGACCCATTTTGAGACTGTAAGCAAACTGGTTTGAGCTTGAGAAGAAAAGACGTACCTCTTTCGTCAGCTTGTTCCCACTCACCAGACTTTTCCGCAAAGCTTCAGTAGAGAAATCATCGAGTAAGTCATCGGCATCATAAAGTACATCTTTCAGCTTTTCAAGCCAATCTTTGACAAGATTGTCGGTTACAGATCGCTCTTCTGCGTCAAGAAGCCCAGCCTTGATTGTGCGGACGATGCTTTTGAGGCCGTCGATGTCATCTTTGAGATTCCACCACAGTCCAATTTGAGAGAGAGCAGGAGAGCTCAACTTAGTAATGAGCTCTTTGGCAATATCGAAAGCAATTGCTTCGGCCATTGTTGGTTCAATTTGAAACCAAGGCAAAAAGTGTTTGATTACTACAAAAgaagtaaaatgaaaatgattggaACAAGATGAAACGCAGGTGTTAATGTACACATACATATAGGGTCTCACCACCCACTCATTAATAAATCACATGATGCAATGAATAAGGAAGCACAAGTTGCAAACACTTTTCAATTTAGCTTGGTTGGTGCTGGAGCTATAATCTACACAATATTTTACTAAAGAAAAGATCCCATCATGTGCTTGAGCTTTGCTGACTTTGACTTTTGTATAACAATTATTATCATGTCTATAAGTATACTTTattacttaatatatattatgactTTGACTTTTGGGTGACAATTAAAATCGTGCCTATATTTTATGactaattgtttattattagttaaactatatttttaaggttattttatttttatttttaaattattaaatttagaatttatatgatACCATTTGcggaaaattataaaagtatttcttttatagaaaattttatatattttttaaattaaaaaaaccaatttGACAATAGCCAAAACTGAAGGAAATTTcagaattaaaatgaataaaacccATAGATCTAAACAAATTTCATGGGTATCATTAGCAATTTGACAATTAATCCTCTCTAAAGAAAACAGATTAAGGAGACCATGTAATCTTCAAAGGTGAATAAATAAAGGTAATTAAGTTCGGTGTTAACAATTTCTACTAATACATTACACGTGtttataattagttaaaattgaaaacattttaaataaattaatatataatataaaaatctataaataattataaaatttaattattgtaatataaaactttcatatctaaaaccctaatttaatttaatttgatttaatcgtacaaataaatttgaccaaaataaaTTGATACACATGATTGATTCCATCTTTAAAATCTTAAccaaaacaatatcaaaatgtgaatttagtttcttgtttatttaatatGGGTAGCTGCAACTAGAGATTGGGTGCTGAGTGAAGGAGTTTTAATATTCTCCCTAATCTTTTTCTTTGGAATtggtgtaaaattaaaatttttaaatattttatgtcaTATTTTCTTCTATAAACATACGAGGGTAAGCTCTCACTAATTTTCTCAAGCTTTAAGAGTTGCTTTTATTGAAGCAATAACAAGTTGGAAAGGGTTGTATTTGTTGCAAGGCCTCCATATTTTCATATCCTCAACACCTGGTAATTGAATTGAGCTAAGCTAAGCATTCaaaccaatcatgagatgaagCTATGGGATTTATTACTCAATCTTGCATTGTCTTCTAGTTAGTACAACTCAATCTTTGAAATTGCTCAATGGTTCTTTCATGAAGCCTTTTCATTAAATGATATATAGTGTATATAATGTACAAAAATTTACTTGATAATTAGTTGTGTTTTCTTGTGTTGGAATCTTATTT
This genomic window contains:
- the LOC128034956 gene encoding secreted RxLR effector protein 161-like — encoded protein: MNYFLGMEVKQTEKGIFLSQSSFTMKILDKFSMKNCKPTSTPMAVGVKLSRQGSGEPICETMYKSLIGSLLYLTATRPDIMFVVSVLSRYMNCCNDQHFQAAKRVLRYIKGTIDHGVLFKRAENMKLIGYVDSDWAGSSDDMRSTSGYAFSLGSGMFCWSSKKQSQVAQSTSRLNMLSLSL
- the LOC128034868 gene encoding putative disease resistance protein RGA3, coding for MAEAIAFDIAKELITKLSSPALSQIGLWWNLKDDIDGLKSIVRTIKAGLLDAEERSVTDNLVKDWLEKLKDVLYDADDLLDDFSTEALRKSLVSGNKLTKEVRLFFSSSNQFAYSLKMGRKIKAIKARLASIQSEANTFRFMVRDRPAETSFMTKRRQQTHSFEREDEIIGRDDDKAALLKLVLEFQSEENVYIIPIMGLGGLGKTALAQLVYNDEMVKNHFELTMFACVSDVFDVKVIVANIIKSITNKATDPDQNLEMDQLQKQLRDKIDGKKYLLVLDDIWNEDEQQWLSLKKLLMGGAKGSRIIVTTRSLRVAKIANRCDSHVMKLKGLSDDDAWSLFKKIAFEQRYADSTNSAFVEVGKQISKRCGGVPLVIRVIASALSFKETENEWLSFKDNELAKISQTEGKILPILKLSYDHLPSHLKHCFSFCRLYPKDYEIDVQELVQFWIAQGFVKQSDSKQSFEKIGFEYFKELAEKCFFQEVKGDLTEEITCKMHDSMHDLAKLVAGTESSIVDSNLSTSEDGEKCRHISITASLIPSFKGKKLRTLLYFSNMGPQNLSDEIWDLIIANCRCLRVLGLDYLNLKTIPRSIYKLKHLRYLDLSRNNFKILPKSICRLQNLQSLKLVGAKRQ